CGCAACATGGTGGCCCAGGTGCTCCCTGAGGACCTGGTCGCACAGTTCCGCGACATCCATGAGGCCGACTTCGCCTTCTCGCTTTCAGGGGTGGGCAGGTTCCGTGTCAACGCCTACGTGGCGCGCGGCACCGACTGCCTCGTGTTCAGGCGAGTGGCAGTGGGCGCACAGCCCATGGACGAACTGGGAATTCCTGCGGTGGTCTCCGATCTCGCGCTCGAGCCGCGGGGCCTGGTGCTCGTGACCGGGCCTACCGGATCGGGAAAGACCACCACCCTCGCCTCGATGGTCGATTTGATCAACACCTACCGCGAGGTCAACATCATCACGATCGAAGACCCGATCGAGGTGCTGCACACCGACAAAAAGGCGATCATCAGCCAGCGTGAGGTGCGCTCCGACACGCTCGACTTCATGAACGCTCTGCGCGGCGCCATGCGTCAGGACCCTGACGTCATCCTCGTGGGCGAGATGCGCGACATCGAGACGGTGCGCGCCGCCCTGTCTGCCGCAGAGACTGGCCACTTGGTGCTCGCAACCCTGCACACAGTTGACGCTCAAGACACGATCAACCGCATCGTGGACTTCTTCACGCCTCACGAGCAGGGCCAGGTGCGCGCCACGCTGTCCCAAACCCTGCGTGGGATCATCTCGCAGCGCCTGGTGCGGCGCGCGGACGGCACAGGTCGCGCGCTCGTTGCCGAGGTCATGATCAACAACGGACGCATCGCCGAGGCGATCGTCGACCCGTCCGAGCAGCCGCCCATCCTCGACCTCATTTCCGAAGGCGAGTACTACAAGATGCAGACCTTCGACCAGCACCTGTTCCAGCTGGTCACCGCGGGCGACGTCACGTACGAAGACGCGCTCGCGATCGCCTCGCGGCCCCACGACTTCACCGTCACGCTGCGCGGCTCCGGCTTCGCCGTCTAGATAGCTGGTCTGCGCGCCTCGCGCGGCCTGCGGCCGTTCCGCGCCAAAAACTCACTACCGCACCGACGTGGGGCGACGTCGCCGCGCCTGAGGGCCAGCGAGCGCGTTCGTTGCGTAGTGAGTTCTGGCGGCGCGCGGGACGCGGGGCGGTGCGTGTGCGCTGCGCGGGACCGGGAGCGGCACTGTTGCACTGCGCTCGCTTGCCTCAAACGGGTAATTACCTGGCTTTTGCTGCCAAAGAAGCAGTCAAGTAGCAGAACAGTAGGTAGTAAGTAGCAGAGTGGTAGCATCATGCTCGTGAAGCTCAGCATCAGCTTGACCGACGATGACGTCGCCTTGATCGATCAGTTCGCGGCCGCAGGTGACTACCCTTCCCGCTCCGCAGTCATTCAGCACGCGCTCGCCAGGCTCCGCGCCCAGGGCCTCCACGGCGACTACGCCGACGCCTGGACGGAGTTCTCGGATGGCGGCGACGCAGGCCGCTGGGAGGCGTCGTCCTGATGAGGCGCGGCGAGATCAGGTGGGTAGCGCTCGATGCCGGCGCCGACGCGGAGGCACGTTCGCGCGCTCAGCGCCCCGCGGTGATCGTCTCTAACGACGGCGCCAACACGGCGGCCGCACGGCGCGGTTCTGGAGCTGTCACTGTGGTGCCCTTGACCACGTCCGACGCGCCCGCGAAGCCCTTCCAGGTAGCACTGGCCGCCGGCGTCGGCGGTCTGCCCAGGGCAGCCAAAGCCATGGCCGAGCAAGTGCGCACCGTCTCTGCGGGACGCGTCGGCCCGAGCATCGGCATGCTGTCGCTGAGCGACGTAGCCAAGATCGATGACGCCTTGCGGCTACACCTCGGCCTCGATCGCGGGCGTTAGACCGCTGGCTGCTCGACTCCGAGCCAGTCGTGCCATGCGGAGTGCAGCACCAGCCACGCCATGAGACCGTAGCCAGCCTGGTGCGGTAGCGCCTCGTCACCCGTGGCCATGTCGGAAACCCACTGTTCGTGGCGCGCGAGCGGCCCGAACATATCCACGTAGGGCACGCCCCTGCGCGCAGCAGACTCCTCGCACAAGGCGGAAAGCTCGGCAATGGACTGTTGATCCTCCGCGCGACCTGGAGGAGGCCCTGCAAGCATCATGCGAAAGCCGAGCGCCTTGGCACGATCCAGGGTGTTCGCGATGTTGAGGCGCGTCATCGTGGGGGACACCCCCCGGTGGACATCGTTGCGTCCAATCGCGAAGATCACGGCGTGCGGCGCCGCGCCAGGGACCGGATCGCCGATGCGCCTAAGCGCCTCGTCATCCCAGCGCGCCGTGAGTTCGCCAGTGGTCTCGCCCGGTACCGCGAGGGTATGGAAGCGAAGCTCTGGAGCAAGGGGAAGAGTGCGCGCAGCAACGCGCCCTGTCCACCCAAGTGCCTTGGGGTCTCCATGACCCGCGGTGAGCTCGTCGCCCACAAAAAAGACGTGTGTCACCTGTCGAATGCCCTCGTCACGAGGTCAGCCTGCTCCTCATGGTGGCGCGAAGCAAGTCCAGACGCCGGCGAGGCGGCAGCTGGCCGCGCCGCGACCGAGATGGGGCGCCCCACGATCTGGGGCAGCGACAGCGAGATCTTGGCCCACGCGCCTTGGTTGAGCGGCTCCTCTTGGACCCACATGAATTCGGCGCCGTCGAAGGGGGCGAGCGCCTCCTTCAGACCGTCGTGGTGAAGGGGATACAACTGCTCGAAGCGCACGATGGCCGTGGTGGTGTCGCCCGTCTTCTCGCGTTGTGCCAGCAGGTCGTAGTACACCTTGCCAGCGCACATCACGACGCGCGTGACTTGTGAACCGTCAACCGCGTCGTCTCCGATGATTTCCCTGAAAGTGCCCTCGGTGAAGTCCGTGACGTCGCTCGCGGCGGCCTTGAGGCGCAGCATCGACTTGGGGGTGAAGACCACGAGTGGCTTGCGCGGGCGGTTGTACGCCTGGCGACGCAGCAAATGGAAGTACGACGCAGGCGTCGAGGGCATGGAGATGATCATGTTCTCTTCCGCAGCCATCTGCATGAAGCGCTCGACGCGCGCGGAAGAGTGATCGGGCCCCTGGCCCTCGAAGCCATGCGGCAACAGCATCACCACAGAGGACGACTGTCCCCACTTCTGCTCGGCAGAGGAGATGAACTCATCGATGACCGTCTGGGCTCCGTTGACGAAGTCTCCAAACTGCGCCTCCCACAGCACCAGCGCATCGGGCCGCTCGACGGAGTAGCCGTACTCAAAGCCAAGGCACCCGTATTCGCTCAAGTGCGAGTCGTAAATGTTGAGCCGCGCCTGGTCGGAAGCGAGATACATCAGCGGCGTCCACTCCGCGCCCGTCGAGCGGTCGTGGAGTACCGCGTGGCGCTGCACGAACGTGCCTCGTCTCGCATCCTGACCGGCCATGCGCACCGGCACACCTTCTTGAAGGAGCGATCCAAAGGCGAGCAACTCTCCGTAGCCCCAGTCGATGCCGCCCTCTCGGCTCATCGCCTCCCGGCGCTCGAGAAGCTTTGCCAGTTTGGGATGCACGGAGAAACCCTCAGGGGGACGCGTGTGCGCCCGACCAATGCGCTCGATTTGGCTAGGGGCAACTGACGTCCGCCAGCCGACCATCATTCCGGCATCACTCGATTGAGACGCGGGCACCTCAAGTCCAGCGATGGCCTCCGCTTCCGAGCCCGTGAAGCCCTCGCGAGTCTCGAGGAAGACCCGCTCCAGCTGGGACAGGTAGTCCTGCGACATCTGCTCGGCTTCTTCGTCCGTGATGTCGCCGCGACGGATCAGTGCCTCGGTGTACAAGTGGCGCACGGAGCGCTTGGTCTCGATGAGGTCGTACATGCGCGGCTGTGTCATCGACGGGTCGTCGCCCTCGTTGTGCCCGCGTCGGCGGTAACACACCATGTCGACGATGACGTCGCGGCCGAAGGTCTCCCGATACTCGAATGCCCTCCTGGCGGCCCGCACGCACGCCTCTGGGTCGTCCCCGTTGACGTGGAAGATCGGAATCTGGAAGCCCTTGGCGATGTCCGTGCAGTAACGCGTCGAGCGCGAGTCCTGTGGGCCGGTGGTGAAGCCCACTTGGTTGTTGATGATGACGTGGACGGTGCCGCCGGTCTTGTAGCCACGCAGCTGGGCCATGTTGAGGGTCTCTTGAACGATTCCCTGGCCAGCGAAGGCGGCGTCGCCATGGATGAGCACCGGCAGGATCGGGTAGCCGTCCGTCGCAGGGTCCGCACCCAGGGCGTCGAGCTTGGCGCGCACGATGCCCTCGAGCACAGGGTTCACTGCCTCGAGGTGGGAAGGGTTGGCTGCGAGGTAGACCTTGGTGGTCTCGCCCGTGTCGGCGGTGAACACGCCCTCGGTGCCCAGGTGGTACTTGACGTCTCCTGAGCCCTGGACGGAGCCGGGAACCGCCGTGCCATCGAACTCGGAGAAGATCTGGCTGTAGGACTTGCCCGCCAGGTTGGCGAGCACGTTGAGACGGCCGCGGTGGGCCATGCCAACGCACACCTCGTGGATCCCTGAGCGTGCGGCAGAGGACAGCACAGCGTCGAGCAGCGGGATGAGGCTCTCGCCGCCCTCGAGCGAGAAGCGCTTCTGGCCCACGTACTTGGTCTGCAGGAACGCCTCGAAGGCCTCGGCAGCATTGAGGCGACCGAGAATCCGCAGGTGCTCCTCGCGGCTTGGCTTGGTGTAGCCGTGCTCAAGTCGCTCCTGGAACCACGCGCGCTGGGCGCGGTCCGCGATGTGCATGTACTCGACGCCTACGGTGCGGCAATACGCATCGCGCAAACGGCCAAGCACGTCGCGCATCTTCCAGCGCTGCTTGCCGGCGAAACCGCCGGTCGAATAGACCCTGTCCAGGTCCCACAGCGTCAGCCCGTGCGTCTGCACGTCAAGGTCGGGGTGCCGCCTCGGCCGCGAGCTCAGCGGGTCCACGTCGGCCATGAGATGTCC
The Demequina sp. TMPB413 DNA segment above includes these coding regions:
- a CDS encoding type IV pilus twitching motility protein PilT, which produces MSDQPVSVIPLLHALASTGGSDLHCKVGSAPRIRVDGRLRKLQVPPLKAEDTRNMVAQVLPEDLVAQFRDIHEADFAFSLSGVGRFRVNAYVARGTDCLVFRRVAVGAQPMDELGIPAVVSDLALEPRGLVLVTGPTGSGKTTTLASMVDLINTYREVNIITIEDPIEVLHTDKKAIISQREVRSDTLDFMNALRGAMRQDPDVILVGEMRDIETVRAALSAAETGHLVLATLHTVDAQDTINRIVDFFTPHEQGQVRATLSQTLRGIISQRLVRRADGTGRALVAEVMINNGRIAEAIVDPSEQPPILDLISEGEYYKMQTFDQHLFQLVTAGDVTYEDALAIASRPHDFTVTLRGSGFAV
- a CDS encoding ribbon-helix-helix domain-containing protein → MKLSISLTDDDVALIDQFAAAGDYPSRSAVIQHALARLRAQGLHGDYADAWTEFSDGGDAGRWEASS
- a CDS encoding type II toxin-antitoxin system PemK/MazF family toxin — translated: MRRGEIRWVALDAGADAEARSRAQRPAVIVSNDGANTAAARRGSGAVTVVPLTTSDAPAKPFQVALAAGVGGLPRAAKAMAEQVRTVSAGRVGPSIGMLSLSDVAKIDDALRLHLGLDRGR
- a CDS encoding GDSL-type esterase/lipase family protein; the encoded protein is MTHVFFVGDELTAGHGDPKALGWTGRVAARTLPLAPELRFHTLAVPGETTGELTARWDDEALRRIGDPVPGAAPHAVIFAIGRNDVHRGVSPTMTRLNIANTLDRAKALGFRMMLAGPPPGRAEDQQSIAELSALCEESAARRGVPYVDMFGPLARHEQWVSDMATGDEALPHQAGYGLMAWLVLHSAWHDWLGVEQPAV
- a CDS encoding multifunctional oxoglutarate decarboxylase/oxoglutarate dehydrogenase thiamine pyrophosphate-binding subunit/dihydrolipoyllysine-residue succinyltransferase subunit → MPTEPSAVNPPPPPPPAPPASSAPPASSAPPASSAPPASSEQGGASEQAETSAPSSTEASAGATESTQTGGIPVPLADVQHELLPTQPIATAVAPSAAYLQRQEHPALLHTDVRQGVERLRGAAARVVTNMESSLDVPTATSVRTIPAKLLMDNRVVMNNHLARTRGGKVSFTHLIGYAIVEALAEYPAMNVSFTTQDGKPAIATPSDVNFGLAIDMAKEDGSRQLLVPNIKAADNMDFAEFWEAYENVVRHARAGTLQASDFQGTTISLTNPGTLGTVHSVPRLMTGQGAIIGVGAMDYPAEYQGASPETIARLGVSKVLTLTSTYDHRVIQGAQSGEFLGLVHKKLLGLDGFYDRVFVALRVPYEPVRWVADSVTDEDTEQAKPARIAELIHAYRSRGHLMADVDPLSSRPRRHPDLDVQTHGLTLWDLDRVYSTGGFAGKQRWKMRDVLGRLRDAYCRTVGVEYMHIADRAQRAWFQERLEHGYTKPSREEHLRILGRLNAAEAFEAFLQTKYVGQKRFSLEGGESLIPLLDAVLSSAARSGIHEVCVGMAHRGRLNVLANLAGKSYSQIFSEFDGTAVPGSVQGSGDVKYHLGTEGVFTADTGETTKVYLAANPSHLEAVNPVLEGIVRAKLDALGADPATDGYPILPVLIHGDAAFAGQGIVQETLNMAQLRGYKTGGTVHVIINNQVGFTTGPQDSRSTRYCTDIAKGFQIPIFHVNGDDPEACVRAARRAFEYRETFGRDVIVDMVCYRRRGHNEGDDPSMTQPRMYDLIETKRSVRHLYTEALIRRGDITDEEAEQMSQDYLSQLERVFLETREGFTGSEAEAIAGLEVPASQSSDAGMMVGWRTSVAPSQIERIGRAHTRPPEGFSVHPKLAKLLERREAMSREGGIDWGYGELLAFGSLLQEGVPVRMAGQDARRGTFVQRHAVLHDRSTGAEWTPLMYLASDQARLNIYDSHLSEYGCLGFEYGYSVERPDALVLWEAQFGDFVNGAQTVIDEFISSAEQKWGQSSSVVMLLPHGFEGQGPDHSSARVERFMQMAAEENMIISMPSTPASYFHLLRRQAYNRPRKPLVVFTPKSMLRLKAAASDVTDFTEGTFREIIGDDAVDGSQVTRVVMCAGKVYYDLLAQREKTGDTTTAIVRFEQLYPLHHDGLKEALAPFDGAEFMWVQEEPLNQGAWAKISLSLPQIVGRPISVAARPAAASPASGLASRHHEEQADLVTRAFDR